A genomic window from Coffea eugenioides isolate CCC68of unplaced genomic scaffold, Ceug_1.0 ScVebR1_2337;HRSCAF=3350, whole genome shotgun sequence includes:
- the LOC113756443 gene encoding uncharacterized protein LOC113756443 → MGHGMSLENREGTILCDLDSTWANLAISMTRKRQAVVVTWTKPPAQRYKLNTDASVVNGRASGGGILRDSNGRLVFAFYKEFGEKGVLQAEAVAVLEGLQVCAAKGIREVLVEVDSAVLVSLVKSSALGGLSYCNLLRRIRRLLDQVSVSFKHIFCEANMVADRLATL, encoded by the coding sequence ATGGGACATGGGATGAGCTTGGAAAATAGAGAAGGCACAATTCTATGCGATTTGGATAGTACGTGGGCAAACTTGGCAATTTCGATGACCCGTAAGCGGCAGGCAGTGGTGGTTACATGGACGAAACCTCCAGCCCAGCGGTACAAATTAAACACGGATGCTAGTGTGGTCAACGGGAGGGCTAGTGGAGGTGGGATACTGCGCGACTCAAATGGTAGACTTGTCTTCGCTTTCTACAAAGAGTTTGGGGAGAAGGGGGTCCTTCAGGCGGAGGCAGTGGCAGTATTGGAAGGGTTGCAAGTGTGTGCAGCGAAGGGGATACGGGAGGTTTTGGTTGAGGTGGACTCTGCAGTTCTAGTGTCGCTAGTCAAATCGTCGGCTCTGGGAGGCTTGTCATATTGTAATTTGCTGAGAAGGATTCGTCGACTGCTGGATCAGGTGTCTGTTTCGTTTAAACACATCTTCTGTGAAGCAAATATGGTTGCAGATAGGTTAGCTACCCTGTAG